The Heliorestis convoluta genome includes the window ATGAAAAGATTACCTTGCGCATTCTTGGTGACGGTCCCTTAGGCGCTGTAGTAGCGCAAAGCAACGGTCAAGGCCAAGTTCGCGGTTATGTACAGAATCCTGACCTCGACTGGCCTTCTAAATCACCGGAAAAGCTTGATGTAGGTGGTGCCGTTGGTTCTACCGGTCATCTTCATGTGACACGCGATCTAGGACTGAAAGAAAGTTATACCGGTTCGGCGCCTCTAGTCAGTGGAGAAATAGCCGAAGACTTAACCCATTATTTTGCTACATCAGAGCAAACACCCTCCGCCGTTGCGCTGGGTGTGCTGGTGAACGAAGATGGCTCAGTTCAAGCAGCGGGCGGTTATATATTGCAGCTATTGCCCGGTGTAAGTGAAGAAAGAATTGAAGATATAGAGAAGCAGATTCAAGCTTTAGGTCCTATTAGTCACTTTTTCGCCAGTGGCAAAGATCTCGCCGATCTGGTGGAACCGCTTTTGCCAGGTCATGAGAAAAAAGTGTTGGCTGTGAAAAAGCCTGCTTTTTATTGCCACTGCGATCGAGAGCGCTTAACGGTAATGTTGAAGAGCTTAGGTGCCCAAGAGCTCGCTCAGATGCGGGAAGAGCAAGGCGGCGCTGAAGTGGTTTGTCATTTTTGCAGTGAGCGTTTTTGGTTTTCGGCGGAAGATTTGACGGCTTTGGAGCGGGAAGTTAGCGGGTTGGAGTAGCAAAACTTGTTCAAGAAGCCAAATAGCTGGAGGCAGGGGGAAAACTTCTAATGCTACATTTGTACTGTCACATCGATTCCCCAAACTGCGATGACAATGCCGTCTTGATTTTTTATGGGCCAGGATAAGGTAACACACCAGTTGCGAGTGATAGCTGAAACATAAGGACTGGAAATATAGTGACGACCTTTCATAGCTTCTTGCCACCAGGGTCGTTGTTGAGCGTTAGTAAGCGCGGCAGGTGGTAGGGAGACGATGAAAGTACCGTTATTTCGGGTGCTATATACAGCTTCCACTTGTGAACAAGTACTTTTGATATCTTCAGCCAAACGGAGATGAAGAGCTGGTTCTAATATGTTTTCATTGGCTTTTTCAAAAGCTTTTTCAAGCTTTTCTTGAATTGGGGCTTTTATATTCTCTAGACTGACGTTATTTTCATCGAGCATCTGAACATTATCAGTAACTTCTGTTAATACATTAACTTCGCGATGTAATACGCTACCTAACTGACTAAGTTGTTGTAAAAGGATTTGTTGTTGTTCCACATTACGGGCAATCTCTGTTACACCTGTTGAAGCATGACTAAATAGTTCAACCGTTCTATGCATACTTTCGCTTGTCTGAGAAATTATTTCTACCTGTTTTTGTTGAGATGCAACAGCTTGATGAATGCTTTGATCGGTTTTGTCAATGGCTTGAACGAAACTGTCAAACTTTTGTGTGATGGCAGAAGTAGCTACCAAGCCTTGCTGTACCGCTTCCATACCTTTTTCCGAAAATTGAACGAGTTTAGCAATGGCTTGTCGAATTTCACCTAAGGTCTGATTGGTATTGCGAACAGCCTGCGCAGATTGCTCAGCAAGAACCTGTACTTCACCAGCTACAACGGCAAACCCAGCGCCTGCTTTACCAGCACGGGCTGCTTCTATGGATGCATTAAGTGCTAAGAGCTGTGTTTGAGCGGAAATGTTGCCAATCGTGGCTGTGATTTGATCGATTTGAGAAGCCAACTGTTCCAGTTGCTTTAGTACCTCGTTTGTCTCAGAAGTATGCCTACCAATACTGGTCATTCGTTCTTGCACTATGATAGAAGCTTCTTGACCTTCTTTCGTCAAGGTTCGATTGGTTTTACTTTGCCCATAGATATGATCCATGATGGAAGAAACTACTTTAGATGCTTCAATTGTTTTCTCTAAGGCTTTATCAGCTGAAAGCAACGTATCAGATGCCTCCTGGGTCATTGTATCGATTTGACTAGCGTTGCTTGTTAATCGTTGATTTCCTTTTTCCACATCTTCCAAATCAACACGTAACTGTTCGGCCACACCTGCAACAGGACCGGCCGTTGCGTTTACATCTAAAATCTGACGTTGCCAGAAGTGAAAAGCATCATGCAAAGCTTGTGCTGAAGGGGATATTGCTACTGGTAAGTTCTTTTTCCTTAAGTCACCTTTCGCGAGCGCTTGTAGTGCTGTTAATAGCTGTGGTTCTTTCTGTTGCTTTCGCTTCATTATATTCATTCCTACAACGATAGAACCGATACCGATTGCTACTACCAAAAAAGTGAAAGCCATAAAAAAAGTATCGATTTCCATATTTTATACCTCCTCAAAAAAAAAGAGAGACCTGATGAATTGCCATCAGACCTCTTCGTCCTAAACGCTTATGATTTTAGCAAAGTTTTGAAAATAAATCAATACTAGCCAATAATGCCTTATCAGAAATAGCCAAATTATTTGCATCATTTATGTAACCGTTTTTTGATAGGGAGAACACAGAGCTAGGCCTTAATGCAGGCCTGGCTTTTTTCAATGTCAATTTCCAGAAGCAATGACAAATTGCCTATTGAATCTTTCAGCAAGAACTGCTACACTCTAACTGTACCACGTGTATTAGTACAGTCGACACGAGGGGGCGAATATGATTGAATTAGATTTGCGCAGTGGCTTGCCCATCTTTGAGCAATTGGTAAATAACTTCAAAGAATTAATCGTTCGTGAAGTTTTAAAGCCTGATGAACAACTGCCTTCCGTCCGCACATTAGCCAGTCAATTAACAGTCAATCCCAACACCATTCAGAAAGCCTACAAAGAACTAGAACGGCAAGGCTTTATTTATTCCGTGAAGGGGAAAGGGAGCTTTGTAGCACCTATCAAAGACCAGGTTAATCGTGAAAAGCTAGAAGTGCTCAAAAAAGAGCTGCAAAAGATTACAGTGGAAGCGATGTATCTGGGCTTGTCCCAAGAGGAGATCTGTCGATGGGTTACAGAGGCAGCGAATCATCGAGGTCACGGGGAAAGCAAGCGAAGTCAGGGGGAAAGCAATGATTGAAGCAACCGGAGTCAGTAAATCTTTTGGATCGCTAGAAGCGTTAAAAAAAGCATCATTAAAAGTCGATAAAGGCTCTGTCTATGGCATCGTAGGATCCAACGGAGCTGGTAAAACGACGTTGTTAAAAATATTGGCTGGCATTTATCAACAAGATCAAGGCGAAGTGCGCATAGGCGGAGAAGGGGTATTTGAAAACGTCAAAGTAAAAGAAAAAATTCAATTCATTCCTGATGTACTGTACTTTTTCGCTCAACATAGCATTGAAGATATGGCCCAGTACTACAGAATGATTTACCCCACTTGGAACGAAGAGCGCTACCAACTGCTCTTCAATGTATTCCAAATCGATAGAAAGAAAAAAGTAACGAGTCTCTCCAAGGGCATGCAGCGTCAAGTCGCTTTCTGGTTGGCCCTTTCAACGATGCCAGAAATCTTAATCCTAGATGAACCCTTAGACGGTCTCGATCCTGTCATGCGCAAAAAAGTAAAAAAGCTGATCATTGACGATATTGTTGAGCGGGAACTAACGGTACTGATCTCCTCCCATAACCTCAGGGAATTAGAGGACCTATGCGACCATATCGGCATCCTTCATCAGGGCGATTTGTTCCTACAAAGAGAGCTCGATGATCTGAAGAAAGAAATACATAAAGTCCAGATTGCCTTTCAAGGAGACCTCCCTGACGGAATCATGGATCAAGAAGGGATTCTCTACCATGAAAAGCGGGGCAGTGTGAGCCTTTTCGTTGTAAGGGGCGAGCAGCAAGAGATATTGCAGCATTTTCAACAATTTCAGCCTTTGCTCCTCGATCTACTCCCGTTGACTTTAGATGAGATTTTCATTTACGAGATGGGAGGTATGGGCTATGTTGTTGAAGAACTTGTGGCCGAATAAAGGGATCATTCTCAACGATTTGAAGCGCTTTAACTGGATCGGAATTATCTACACTCTTTTGCTCTTTTTCGCTATACCTTTACAGATCATCATGCATCTCAATAAGCTAGAAGAACGTATACACTATCTCTCCAATCCTTTTCAGCCTCTTTTTTATTTTCAAGGAGAAATAGTAAAATTCTTTATTCTAATCATACCGGTTCTAACAGCTATCTTTTTATTGCGCTATCTTCAGGAAAAGCGTTCTGTTGATATGGTTCACGCTTTGCCGTTAACAAGAGTGACTCTGTACACCAGTCATGTCGTAGCTGGTACTTTGCTCTTGGTGGTGCCCGTACTTCTAACAGGCTTGCTATCTTGGATCACCCTGTCTGCTTACAACCTCGAAACTTACTATGCTCTTATCGATATTGTGCAGTGGGCCGGCACGATCATCTTGCTAAGTCTAACCATCTTTCTCTTTGCTCTTTTTGTGGGTATGGTCACAGGCACTTCTGTTGCCCAAGGTGTGCTCACCTACA containing:
- the hslO gene encoding Hsp33 family molecular chaperone HslO; this encodes MDDQLIWATDQEGQIRLIAARTTDLVREAQRRHNSWPTATAALGRTMTAALLIGAMQKGDEKITLRILGDGPLGAVVAQSNGQGQVRGYVQNPDLDWPSKSPEKLDVGGAVGSTGHLHVTRDLGLKESYTGSAPLVSGEIAEDLTHYFATSEQTPSAVALGVLVNEDGSVQAAGGYILQLLPGVSEERIEDIEKQIQALGPISHFFASGKDLADLVEPLLPGHEKKVLAVKKPAFYCHCDRERLTVMLKSLGAQELAQMREEQGGAEVVCHFCSERFWFSAEDLTALEREVSGLE
- a CDS encoding methyl-accepting chemotaxis protein, whose translation is MEIDTFFMAFTFLVVAIGIGSIVVGMNIMKRKQQKEPQLLTALQALAKGDLRKKNLPVAISPSAQALHDAFHFWQRQILDVNATAGPVAGVAEQLRVDLEDVEKGNQRLTSNASQIDTMTQEASDTLLSADKALEKTIEASKVVSSIMDHIYGQSKTNRTLTKEGQEASIIVQERMTSIGRHTSETNEVLKQLEQLASQIDQITATIGNISAQTQLLALNASIEAARAGKAGAGFAVVAGEVQVLAEQSAQAVRNTNQTLGEIRQAIAKLVQFSEKGMEAVQQGLVATSAITQKFDSFVQAIDKTDQSIHQAVASQQKQVEIISQTSESMHRTVELFSHASTGVTEIARNVEQQQILLQQLSQLGSVLHREVNVLTEVTDNVQMLDENNVSLENIKAPIQEKLEKAFEKANENILEPALHLRLAEDIKSTCSQVEAVYSTRNNGTFIVSLPPAALTNAQQRPWWQEAMKGRHYISSPYVSAITRNWCVTLSWPIKNQDGIVIAVWGIDVTVQM
- a CDS encoding GntR family transcriptional regulator yields the protein MIELDLRSGLPIFEQLVNNFKELIVREVLKPDEQLPSVRTLASQLTVNPNTIQKAYKELERQGFIYSVKGKGSFVAPIKDQVNREKLEVLKKELQKITVEAMYLGLSQEEICRWVTEAANHRGHGESKRSQGESND
- a CDS encoding ABC transporter ATP-binding protein encodes the protein MIEATGVSKSFGSLEALKKASLKVDKGSVYGIVGSNGAGKTTLLKILAGIYQQDQGEVRIGGEGVFENVKVKEKIQFIPDVLYFFAQHSIEDMAQYYRMIYPTWNEERYQLLFNVFQIDRKKKVTSLSKGMQRQVAFWLALSTMPEILILDEPLDGLDPVMRKKVKKLIIDDIVERELTVLISSHNLRELEDLCDHIGILHQGDLFLQRELDDLKKEIHKVQIAFQGDLPDGIMDQEGILYHEKRGSVSLFVVRGEQQEILQHFQQFQPLLLDLLPLTLDEIFIYEMGGMGYVVEELVAE